One part of the Olleya sp. YS genome encodes these proteins:
- a CDS encoding alpha/beta hydrolase, with the protein MKKISLQLLSLLFITFFTTNCSDNDTTNDSNINNEPLAYEELLNVSYGNDSSQVYDIYLPENRTLDTKVLILVHGGGWTSGDKLDMNDIKNIARQDLPDYAVVNINYRLASQGVSPFPMQLNDITAVIEHLKTNQEAYVLSNNYGFIGTSAGAHLSMLWTYAYDTFDDVNMVASIVGPTNLGDPAYTNNPQLPINQLMLFFGVTPSTQFLETYSPYHQVTATSAPTILFYGGMDPLIPNSQGIDMDAKLTTLGVTHQFTFYPNEGHGWVGANLLDTWTKLKAFVELHH; encoded by the coding sequence ATGAAAAAGATATCTCTTCAGTTATTATCACTATTGTTTATAACATTTTTTACTACTAATTGTAGTGATAACGATACTACTAACGACTCTAATATTAATAATGAGCCATTAGCATATGAAGAATTATTAAATGTATCCTATGGTAATGATTCCAGTCAAGTTTATGATATTTACTTACCTGAAAATAGAACACTAGACACTAAAGTCCTTATTCTTGTTCATGGTGGTGGATGGACTTCTGGTGATAAATTAGATATGAATGATATTAAAAATATTGCAAGACAAGATTTACCAGATTATGCAGTAGTTAATATAAATTACAGATTAGCTTCTCAAGGCGTATCTCCTTTTCCTATGCAATTAAACGATATAACAGCTGTGATAGAGCATTTAAAAACCAATCAAGAAGCTTATGTTTTATCTAATAACTATGGTTTTATAGGTACAAGTGCTGGTGCACATTTATCTATGCTTTGGACTTATGCTTATGACACTTTTGATGACGTAAACATGGTAGCAAGCATTGTAGGACCTACAAACTTAGGCGATCCTGCTTACACCAATAATCCTCAACTACCTATTAACCAACTTATGCTATTTTTTGGCGTTACACCTAGTACACAATTTTTAGAAACGTATAGTCCGTATCATCAAGTTACAGCAACTTCTGCTCCTACTATTCTATTTTATGGTGGTATGGATCCATTAATACCAAATTCTCAAGGTATAGATATGGATGCCAAATTAACCACTCTTGGAGTGACCCATCAGTTTACGTTTTATCCAAACGAAGGTCATGGTTGGGTTGGAGCCAATCTATTAGATACTTGGACAAAACTAAAGGCTTTTGTAGAGTTGCATCATTAA
- a CDS encoding cupin domain-containing protein — translation MKNFLFVLILVLVSCKPTQTLPDPLEAGWNGRKVCKVLSETKQQRILKCTFPPNVGHQKHYHKPHFGYTLAGSTFRITDYKGTRDVPVATGVNWSNTKLSEHEVLNIGDSTAVFLIVEPK, via the coding sequence ATGAAAAACTTTTTATTTGTTTTAATATTGGTTTTAGTGTCCTGTAAACCTACACAAACCCTTCCAGATCCTTTAGAAGCAGGATGGAACGGTAGAAAAGTGTGTAAAGTCCTTAGCGAAACCAAGCAACAACGCATTTTAAAATGCACGTTTCCGCCTAATGTTGGTCACCAAAAACATTACCACAAACCTCATTTTGGGTACACCTTAGCTGGAAGTACATTTAGGATTACAGATTATAAAGGTACTAGAGACGTGCCAGTCGCTACAGGAGTCAATTGGTCAAATACTAAGTTAAGTGAGCATGAAGTACTTAATATTGGAGATAGTACTGCAGTCTTTTTAATTGTGGAGCCTAAATAG
- a CDS encoding VOC family protein: MKPINNHINYIEFITHDLEATKTFYNQAFGWEFTDYGDNYVAFESSGVAGGFEKVDKPIVNGVLVVLYHDNLDDAKSKILDLGGRLSVDTFSFPGGRRFQFLDPSGNELAVWCHDQ, translated from the coding sequence ATGAAACCAATCAACAACCATATAAATTACATAGAGTTTATAACACATGATTTAGAAGCGACTAAAACCTTCTATAACCAAGCATTTGGCTGGGAATTTACAGACTATGGAGATAATTATGTAGCTTTTGAGTCCAGTGGAGTTGCAGGTGGTTTTGAAAAAGTTGACAAACCAATTGTTAATGGTGTTTTGGTGGTTTTGTATCATGACAATCTTGATGATGCAAAATCTAAAATTTTAGATTTGGGTGGTCGATTATCTGTAGACACATTTTCTTTTCCTGGTGGACGTCGGTTTCAGTTTTTGGATCCTTCTGGTAATGAATTAGCTGTTTGGTGCCATGACCAATAA
- a CDS encoding type 1 glutamine amidotransferase, whose protein sequence is MKNLNGKKVAILATNGFEESELKEPMNAFQEAGAEVHIVSENSGTIKGWKDGNWSNDYNVDKTIHEVSQTDYNALVLPGGVINPDTLRRNDDAVRFVKSFFASKKPVAAICHAPWLLAEADVLQGRKVTSYNSIKRDLVNAGAKWEDSEVVVDEGLVTSRNPNDLPAFNAKLIEEVYEGKHEMQTA, encoded by the coding sequence ATGAAAAATTTAAACGGAAAGAAAGTTGCCATTTTAGCAACCAATGGATTTGAAGAAAGCGAATTAAAAGAACCAATGAATGCGTTTCAAGAGGCTGGAGCCGAAGTACACATTGTGTCTGAAAATTCTGGAACCATTAAAGGATGGAAAGACGGAAATTGGAGCAACGACTACAATGTAGATAAAACAATACATGAGGTATCACAAACAGACTATAATGCATTAGTATTACCAGGAGGAGTGATTAATCCAGATACCTTAAGACGTAATGATGATGCCGTACGATTTGTAAAATCGTTTTTTGCTAGCAAAAAACCAGTAGCAGCAATTTGCCACGCACCATGGTTATTGGCAGAAGCAGATGTCTTACAAGGACGTAAAGTAACCTCTTACAACTCTATAAAAAGAGATTTAGTCAATGCAGGCGCAAAATGGGAAGACAGTGAAGTAGTGGTAGACGAAGGCTTAGTAACCAGTCGTAATCCAAACGATTTACCAGCATTTAACGCCAAACTAATAGAAGAAGTCTACGAAGGAAAACACGAGATGCAAACTGCATAA
- a CDS encoding glycosyltransferase family 2 protein yields the protein MNIAIIILNWNGKALLEQFLLSVTSYSKEATIYVADNASTDQSVAFVKANYPEVKIIKNSENGGYAKGYNDALKHVEEDIYCLLNSDIEVTPNWLDPIIDTFKTEPDTAIIQPKILDYNNKTTFEYAGAAGGFVDKYGYPYCRGRIFNTIEADTNQYQDASIFWASGACFFIRKKTFHALNGFDESFFAHMEEIDLCWRAFNTGYKAKYINNSTVYHVGGATLDASHPKKTYLNFRNSLFTLTKNAKGNIFLLLLVRLILDGIAGLKFLFQFKFNHLIAILKAHISFYGHLSSLLKVRKQHTQKSGYYSTTSIVWSYLAEKKRHYSQL from the coding sequence TTGAATATAGCGATAATCATATTAAACTGGAATGGAAAAGCATTGCTTGAGCAATTTTTATTATCTGTGACTTCATATTCTAAAGAAGCAACCATTTATGTGGCTGACAACGCGTCTACAGATCAATCTGTTGCTTTTGTAAAAGCTAATTATCCAGAGGTTAAAATCATTAAAAACTCAGAAAATGGTGGTTATGCTAAAGGCTATAACGATGCTTTAAAGCATGTAGAAGAAGATATTTACTGCTTACTAAATAGTGATATTGAAGTCACACCAAATTGGTTAGATCCTATCATAGACACTTTTAAAACTGAACCTGATACTGCAATCATTCAGCCTAAAATATTAGATTACAACAACAAGACTACATTTGAGTATGCAGGAGCTGCAGGTGGTTTTGTTGATAAATATGGCTATCCGTATTGTAGAGGACGCATTTTTAATACCATTGAAGCAGATACCAACCAATATCAAGATGCTTCCATTTTTTGGGCTTCTGGTGCTTGTTTTTTTATAAGAAAAAAAACATTTCATGCGCTAAACGGATTTGATGAAAGTTTTTTTGCGCACATGGAAGAAATAGACTTGTGCTGGAGAGCATTTAATACAGGCTATAAAGCCAAATATATCAACAACTCTACTGTGTATCATGTTGGAGGCGCCACACTTGATGCAAGTCATCCTAAAAAGACCTATTTAAATTTTAGGAATAGTTTATTTACGTTAACTAAAAATGCAAAGGGAAATATATTTCTATTACTACTGGTTAGACTAATCTTAGATGGCATTGCTGGATTAAAATTCTTATTTCAATTCAAGTTTAATCACCTTATTGCTATACTTAAGGCGCATATTTCGTTTTACGGTCATTTATCGTCACTTTTAAAAGTACGAAAACAACACACTCAAAAATCTGGATACTATTCTACAACATCTATAGTATGGTCTTATTTAGCTGAAAAAAAGCGTCATTACAGTCAATTATAA
- a CDS encoding L-threonylcarbamoyladenylate synthase, which yields MADFIKIYEENPNPKAIKKVVEVLKKGGLIIYPTDTVYGLGCDITNTKALERIARIKGVKLDKANFSFICHDLSNLSDYVKQIDSTTFKILKRALPGPYTFILPGSKTLPAAFKKKKEVGIRVPNNNIALEIVKALGNPIVSTSIHDEDEILEYTTDPELILEKWDKLVDLVIDGGYGDNQASTIIDLSGDEPLIVREGKGSLEIF from the coding sequence ATGGCAGACTTTATAAAAATTTACGAAGAAAATCCCAACCCAAAAGCTATTAAAAAGGTTGTTGAGGTTCTTAAAAAAGGAGGACTTATAATTTACCCAACAGATACGGTCTATGGTTTAGGTTGTGATATTACCAATACTAAAGCTTTAGAGCGAATCGCACGTATTAAAGGGGTAAAATTAGATAAAGCTAATTTTTCTTTTATCTGTCATGATTTAAGCAATTTGTCTGATTATGTGAAGCAAATTGATAGCACGACTTTTAAAATTTTAAAACGTGCATTGCCTGGACCTTATACTTTTATTTTACCTGGTTCAAAAACATTACCAGCAGCTTTTAAAAAGAAAAAAGAAGTAGGTATACGTGTACCTAATAACAATATCGCATTAGAAATAGTTAAAGCATTGGGTAACCCAATTGTCTCTACGTCTATACATGATGAAGATGAAATTTTAGAATATACCACAGATCCAGAATTAATTCTTGAAAAATGGGATAAACTAGTAGATTTAGTTATAGATGGAGGCTATGGAGACAATCAGGCATCTACAATAATTGATTTATCTGGTGATGAACCACTAATTGTAAGAGAAGGAAAAGGAAGCTTAGAAATTTTTTAA
- a CDS encoding OmpA family protein, protein MKKILLLSASVLLLLSSCVSKKEFAALEAKQQETQDLLNTATVKLNACLADEAAATARIKELQERIADMKANNQALIESTKDMTVLTTQGAKNLEKSLESIKEKELKISRLQDALTKKDSVTLALVTSLKKEVGLNDEDIEINVEKSVVFISLSDKLLFQSGSYNITSRANEILGKVATVINGKPNFEAMVEGHTDNVPYSKGVLIDNWDLSVKRSTAIVRALQNLGVKPEQLIAAGRGDHLPLVSNDTPENRAINRRTKIYILPKIDQFYEMIETEMQNLSQEN, encoded by the coding sequence ATGAAAAAAATCCTATTATTAAGTGCAAGTGTACTGTTATTATTAAGCTCTTGTGTATCTAAAAAGGAGTTTGCTGCGCTAGAAGCAAAACAACAAGAAACACAGGATTTACTTAATACAGCAACTGTAAAATTAAATGCTTGTTTAGCAGACGAAGCTGCTGCTACAGCACGTATCAAAGAGTTACAAGAGCGTATAGCTGATATGAAAGCTAATAACCAAGCTTTAATTGAAAGTACTAAAGACATGACGGTTTTAACAACTCAAGGTGCTAAAAATCTTGAAAAGTCTTTGGAGAGTATTAAAGAAAAAGAATTAAAAATTTCAAGATTACAAGATGCGTTAACTAAAAAAGATAGTGTGACGCTAGCTTTAGTGACTAGCTTAAAGAAAGAAGTTGGATTAAATGATGAGGATATTGAAATTAATGTAGAAAAAAGCGTTGTTTTTATCTCGTTATCTGACAAATTACTATTCCAAAGCGGAAGTTACAATATTACATCTAGAGCTAACGAAATCTTAGGTAAGGTAGCTACTGTTATTAATGGTAAGCCAAACTTTGAAGCAATGGTAGAAGGACATACAGATAATGTACCGTATAGCAAAGGTGTTTTAATTGATAACTGGGATTTAAGTGTGAAGCGTAGTACAGCTATTGTTAGAGCTTTACAAAACTTAGGTGTTAAACCAGAACAATTAATAGCTGCAGGACGTGGAGATCATTTACCACTAGTCTCTAACGATACTCCAGAAAACAGAGCTATAAATAGAAGAACTAAAATATATATCCTTCCAAAAATTGATCAGTTTTACGAAATGATTGAAACGGAAATGCAAAATTTATCTCAAGAAAACTAG
- a CDS encoding DinB family protein, translated as MKNRMLVALLIEYKRAMLPLKSILSDLSESQFLEIRDFKTTDPDCKSIATVINHCVHSGYLYASYLDTITKDSTWIEYEKTINNPIEAIKELDKMVDYTEAILKKISHLTDKELNTHQLKARWGVTFDVEQLLEHAIVHILRHRLQIENFLKA; from the coding sequence ATGAAAAATAGAATGCTAGTTGCCTTACTTATTGAATACAAAAGAGCAATGTTACCTTTAAAAAGTATTCTATCTGATCTATCTGAAAGTCAATTTTTAGAAATCAGAGATTTTAAAACTACAGATCCAGATTGTAAATCGATTGCAACAGTTATAAATCATTGTGTGCATTCTGGATATTTATATGCTAGTTATCTGGATACAATTACTAAAGATAGCACTTGGATAGAATATGAAAAGACTATTAATAATCCAATTGAAGCTATAAAAGAGCTTGATAAAATGGTCGATTATACTGAAGCTATTCTAAAAAAGATAAGTCATTTAACGGATAAGGAATTAAATACGCATCAATTAAAAGCAAGATGGGGAGTTACTTTTGATGTTGAACAACTGTTAGAGCATGCAATAGTACACATCTTAAGACATCGTTTACAAATAGAGAATTTTCTTAAAGCTTAA
- a CDS encoding DUF4145 domain-containing protein produces the protein MENMICPHCSTAVKNDWYSSFAFEIDEIKRIGKGIKYGACTNCEKLVIYLQKGRLDFYPGSGEHKVNPVRSEKLIYPRKSSFDNSNDIPKEYIEDYQEAIKVLSASPKASAALSRRLLQSILRDKFKIKENNLALEIKKFITLDGIPSHLTDAVDAIRNIGNLAAHPTKNKNTGEIVPVEMGEAEWLIEVIEALFDFIFIQPLKLKRRRDELNIKLEKIGKPPMKIKK, from the coding sequence ATGGAAAATATGATATGTCCCCATTGTTCTACAGCTGTTAAAAATGATTGGTATTCATCATTTGCATTCGAAATTGATGAAATAAAAAGAATTGGGAAAGGAATAAAATATGGCGCCTGCACTAATTGTGAAAAGCTTGTTATATACCTACAAAAAGGTAGGTTGGATTTTTATCCGGGATCAGGTGAGCATAAGGTCAATCCCGTTAGATCTGAAAAACTCATTTATCCTAGGAAAAGTAGTTTTGATAACTCAAATGATATTCCAAAAGAATACATAGAAGATTACCAAGAGGCTATCAAAGTACTTTCAGCAAGTCCTAAAGCATCTGCTGCTTTAAGTAGAAGACTTTTGCAAAGTATTCTTAGGGACAAATTCAAAATTAAAGAAAATAATTTAGCTCTAGAAATCAAAAAATTTATAACGTTAGATGGAATTCCTTCACATTTAACTGATGCAGTTGATGCAATTAGAAATATTGGAAACCTAGCAGCCCATCCAACAAAAAATAAGAATACTGGTGAAATTGTACCTGTAGAAATGGGAGAAGCAGAATGGCTAATTGAAGTTATAGAAGCACTTTTCGATTTTATTTTTATTCAACCATTAAAACTAAAAAGGAGAAGAGATGAACTTAATATAAAATTAGAGAAAATAGGAAAACCTCCAATGAAAATAAAAAAATAA
- a CDS encoding type I restriction enzyme HsdR N-terminal domain-containing protein, translated as MQKLNFPTYSFRFKNSENKVSIFDVVRKKFVVLQPEEWVRQHCVHYLIEVKKYPLSLINVEKELTINDLKKRYDIVVFNTDGSIHLIVECKAPKIEIKQNTFDQIARYNLALSATYLMVTNGINHYYCSMDFEAERYQFLKDIPDY; from the coding sequence GTGCAAAAATTAAATTTTCCTACATATTCGTTTCGTTTCAAAAATAGCGAAAATAAAGTATCTATTTTTGATGTTGTTCGTAAAAAATTTGTGGTTTTACAACCTGAGGAATGGGTAAGACAACATTGTGTACACTATTTAATTGAGGTTAAAAAATATCCTCTATCCTTAATAAATGTTGAAAAAGAACTAACAATCAACGATTTAAAAAAACGCTATGATATTGTTGTTTTCAATACAGATGGAAGTATCCATTTAATTGTAGAATGTAAAGCACCAAAAATTGAAATAAAACAAAATACATTTGACCAAATTGCACGATATAACTTGGCGCTTAGCGCTACTTATTTAATGGTAACTAACGGAATTAATCATTATTATTGTAGTATGGATTTTGAAGCTGAACGCTATCAGTTTTTAAAAGATATACCTGATTATTAA
- the holA gene encoding DNA polymerase III subunit delta, which translates to MDEVKQLVTDIKNKQLKPIYLLMGEEAYYIDKISDFIEDTVLTEEERGFNQMVLYGRDVSIEDIVSNAKRFPMMAERQVVIVKEAQDLARTIDQLADYAKNPQPSTVLVLCYKYKSIDKRKAVYKTIKKTGYVYESKKLYDNQVPDWIRRVLSPKGYSITPKAAQMLVEFLGTDLSKINNELEKLQIVLPKDTQITPDHIEENIGISKDYNNFELRKAIGTKNTAQAFKIVHYFADNPKDNPMVVTVSLLFNFFSQLLHLHGMSDKNPRNVASALRVNPYFVNEYLEAARHYPMRKVSQVIATLREFDVKSKGVNSNAVPQGDLLKELLVKIMN; encoded by the coding sequence ATGGACGAAGTCAAACAGTTAGTAACTGATATAAAAAACAAACAACTTAAACCAATTTACCTGTTAATGGGTGAAGAGGCGTATTATATAGATAAAATTTCGGATTTTATTGAAGATACTGTGTTGACCGAAGAAGAGCGTGGTTTTAACCAAATGGTATTGTATGGTCGCGATGTATCTATAGAAGATATTGTAAGTAATGCCAAGCGTTTCCCAATGATGGCAGAACGACAAGTGGTGATTGTTAAAGAAGCACAAGATTTAGCTAGAACCATTGACCAGTTAGCAGATTATGCTAAGAATCCGCAACCCTCAACAGTTTTGGTGTTGTGTTACAAATACAAGTCTATAGACAAGCGTAAAGCTGTATATAAAACTATTAAAAAAACGGGTTACGTTTACGAAAGTAAAAAACTGTACGATAACCAAGTACCAGATTGGATAAGACGTGTGTTGTCACCAAAAGGATACTCTATAACTCCAAAAGCAGCGCAAATGTTAGTCGAGTTTTTAGGGACCGATTTAAGCAAGATTAACAACGAGCTTGAAAAGCTACAAATTGTTTTGCCTAAAGACACACAAATTACTCCAGACCACATCGAAGAAAATATAGGAATAAGTAAAGACTACAACAACTTTGAGTTACGTAAAGCTATAGGAACTAAAAATACTGCTCAAGCCTTTAAAATTGTACATTATTTTGCAGACAATCCAAAGGATAACCCAATGGTTGTAACGGTGTCGTTATTGTTTAATTTTTTCTCTCAGTTATTGCATTTACACGGAATGTCTGATAAAAACCCAAGAAACGTCGCATCTGCACTGCGTGTAAATCCTTATTTTGTTAACGAGTATTTAGAAGCTGCAAGACATTATCCTATGCGTAAAGTCAGTCAGGTTATTGCAACCTTACGTGAGTTTGATGTAAAAAGTAAAGGTGTTAATAGTAATGCTGTACCGCAAGGCGATTTATTGAAAGAATTATTGGTTAAGATTATGAATTAA